From the genome of Cytobacillus firmus, one region includes:
- a CDS encoding alanyl-tRNA editing protein codes for MKKLYYENPYIKTFETELVYQAADDKERVYAVLKETAFYPTGGGQPHDEGTLNGIKVVDVEEAEGEIRHYLERDLEPSNTGISGKIDWNRRFDHMQQHAGQHILSAAFEELYGYKTVSFHLGKEILTIDLEISELPVGHAEEAERLANAIILENRPIEARWVSAEEASQFPLRKPLSVSEDIRLVIIPKFDYNGCGGTHPTSTGQVAGVKILDWERQKKKIRVQFICGSRILTQLQTKHEITGNLSQLLNAPEQDLPSAASRLIENGKDLEKQLEAAKEALLAYEAKEMFTAGKEKCISKVFEGRSIQELQKLARLIASQTGNADVILINETADKLQFVCARGTDSESDMKSLSAELLQKINGKGGGNPQFAQGGGDKLMSGEDLLEYAMRLAGHK; via the coding sequence ATGAAAAAACTTTATTATGAAAACCCATATATCAAAACATTTGAAACAGAACTTGTATATCAGGCGGCAGACGACAAGGAAAGGGTATATGCCGTCCTGAAAGAAACGGCCTTTTATCCGACTGGCGGAGGACAGCCTCATGATGAGGGGACACTCAATGGCATAAAAGTGGTGGATGTCGAAGAAGCGGAAGGTGAAATCCGTCATTATTTAGAAAGAGACTTGGAGCCTTCTAATACCGGAATATCAGGAAAAATCGATTGGAACAGACGGTTTGACCATATGCAGCAGCATGCAGGCCAGCATATATTATCGGCTGCATTTGAAGAGCTTTACGGCTATAAAACAGTCAGCTTTCATTTAGGCAAAGAAATATTAACTATTGACTTGGAAATTAGTGAACTGCCTGTCGGGCATGCAGAGGAAGCGGAGAGGCTGGCTAATGCCATCATTCTTGAAAATCGTCCGATTGAAGCCAGGTGGGTGAGTGCAGAGGAAGCTTCCCAATTCCCGCTCCGTAAGCCGCTGTCTGTCAGCGAAGATATCCGGCTTGTGATCATTCCGAAGTTTGATTATAACGGATGCGGCGGAACACACCCAACATCAACCGGCCAGGTTGCCGGTGTAAAAATATTGGACTGGGAGCGCCAAAAAAAGAAAATCCGCGTACAATTTATCTGTGGCAGCCGGATTCTCACGCAGCTTCAGACGAAACATGAAATTACCGGGAATCTGAGTCAGCTTCTAAATGCACCAGAGCAGGACCTCCCTTCAGCGGCCAGCCGCCTGATTGAAAATGGAAAGGACCTGGAGAAGCAGCTGGAAGCAGCAAAGGAAGCCCTGTTAGCTTATGAAGCTAAAGAAATGTTCACAGCCGGAAAGGAGAAGTGCATCAGCAAGGTCTTTGAGGGTCGATCCATCCAGGAGCTGCAGAAACTGGCACGCTTAATCGCCTCCCAAACTGGAAATGCCGATGTTATCCTAATCAATGAAACAGCCGATAAACTTCAATTTGTCTGTGCCAGGGGAACAGATTCTGAATCTGATATGAAGAGCCTTTCAGCAGAACTTCTGCAGAAGATTAACGGCAAAGGCGGCGGGAATCCTCAATTTGCACAGGGTGGGGGAGACAAGCTCATGAGCGGGGAGGACCTGCTGGAATATGCAATGAGACTTGCAGGCCACAAGTAA
- a CDS encoding DUF3870 domain-containing protein: MYRQNTVYIIGDSKTSLNNPIMQKYNGFFIGLVIDRETDEIVDAECSSTINLTSLFIKSIFVGKSILEADKVMEEIESRYFGSSQKALIVAFKNAHIKYTQIMNK, encoded by the coding sequence ATGTACAGACAAAATACCGTCTATATCATCGGAGACAGCAAAACATCACTGAACAATCCGATTATGCAAAAATATAATGGCTTCTTCATCGGTCTTGTGATCGACAGGGAAACAGATGAAATTGTAGATGCCGAATGTTCATCTACCATTAATTTAACCTCATTATTTATTAAATCGATATTTGTCGGCAAATCCATACTGGAAGCAGACAAGGTAATGGAAGAAATCGAAAGCCGCTATTTCGGCTCCTCGCAAAAGGCCCTGATCGTTGCCTTTAAAAACGCCCATATAAAATATACACAAATTATGAATAAATAA
- a CDS encoding M55 family metallopeptidase, producing the protein MKLYLSVDMEGITGLADHTHVGSSKHNYERSRVIMTDEANHVVTAAFEEGCSEVIVNDSHSKMNNLLIERMHPETQLITGDVKPYSMVQGLDSSFSGAIFVGYHARASMKGVMSHSMIFGVRHMYINDHAIGEMGFNAYVAGYHGVPILMVAGDDQAALEAEKLIPNVTTAVVKETISRSAVKSLTPAKAGQLLREKAAEALSKKELVKPLVPPENPVLKIEFANYGQAEWAALMPGAEIEENTTIVRYQAKDILEAYQAMLVMTELAMRTTFC; encoded by the coding sequence ATGAAGCTTTATTTATCAGTTGATATGGAGGGAATTACGGGTCTGGCTGATCATACTCATGTTGGATCATCTAAGCACAATTATGAACGAAGCAGGGTGATTATGACTGATGAGGCAAACCATGTGGTGACAGCTGCCTTTGAAGAAGGATGCAGTGAGGTGATTGTCAATGATAGCCACTCCAAAATGAACAACCTGCTTATTGAAAGAATGCACCCTGAGACACAGCTGATTACGGGGGATGTTAAGCCATATTCAATGGTTCAGGGCCTGGATTCAAGCTTTAGCGGTGCCATTTTTGTTGGATATCATGCACGTGCTTCCATGAAAGGTGTTATGTCCCACTCTATGATTTTCGGTGTAAGACATATGTACATCAATGATCATGCCATTGGAGAAATGGGATTCAATGCTTATGTGGCTGGCTATCATGGCGTGCCGATTCTAATGGTGGCCGGAGATGACCAGGCTGCATTGGAAGCAGAGAAATTAATCCCGAATGTGACAACAGCTGTTGTAAAAGAGACGATATCACGATCTGCTGTGAAATCGCTTACTCCCGCGAAAGCCGGCCAGCTTTTAAGAGAAAAAGCGGCAGAGGCGCTTAGCAAAAAGGAGCTTGTCAAGCCGCTTGTGCCGCCGGAAAATCCTGTATTGAAAATTGAATTTGCCAACTATGGCCAGGCTGAGTGGGCTGCTTTGATGCCTGGTGCAGAGATAGAAGAAAATACAACCATTGTCCGCTATCAGGCTAAGGATATTCTTGAAGCATACCAGGCTATGCTCGTGATGACTGAGCTGGCCATGAGAACTACATTCTGTTAG
- a CDS encoding ABC transporter permease, whose protein sequence is MTGYIIKRLIAMVVTLWFIITLTFFLMHSIPGSPFNEERNTSEAVQRNMEKFYHLDEPLYVQYGMYLKSVATFDFGPSIKKSSQTVNEMLGRGFPVSFELGIVTLIVAVFSGIALGIIAALRHNGFIDYLAMTIAVLGISVPNFVLATLLIQQLAVNLAILPVATWSSPKHMILPTLALATGPMAIIARLTRSSMLEVLTQDYIKTAKAKGLSPVKIVFKHALRNALLPVVTVLGSLAASILTGTFVIEKIFAIPGMGKYFVESINTRDYPVIMGTTVFYSSILIMMLFLVDIAYGVLDPRIKLHKKEAS, encoded by the coding sequence ATGACTGGATACATAATAAAACGCCTCATCGCAATGGTCGTCACACTTTGGTTCATTATCACTCTGACGTTTTTCTTAATGCACTCCATACCCGGGTCGCCTTTTAATGAAGAAAGAAACACCAGCGAAGCGGTCCAGCGGAATATGGAGAAATTCTATCATTTGGACGAACCGCTGTATGTCCAATATGGGATGTACTTGAAATCAGTTGCAACATTTGACTTTGGACCGTCTATTAAAAAGTCCTCCCAGACGGTTAATGAAATGCTGGGACGGGGGTTCCCGGTGTCGTTTGAACTGGGAATCGTCACTTTGATTGTGGCTGTTTTCTCAGGGATTGCCCTCGGAATCATAGCAGCTCTCCGGCACAATGGCTTTATTGATTATTTAGCGATGACCATTGCAGTTCTGGGAATATCAGTGCCGAACTTTGTGCTTGCCACACTATTAATTCAGCAGCTTGCTGTCAATCTGGCAATCCTCCCGGTGGCTACCTGGTCAAGCCCAAAGCATATGATTCTGCCGACTCTGGCGCTTGCGACAGGACCCATGGCGATCATCGCCCGTCTGACACGTTCAAGCATGCTGGAAGTTCTGACACAGGATTACATCAAGACGGCCAAGGCTAAAGGCCTGTCACCGGTGAAAATTGTTTTTAAACATGCATTGAGAAATGCCCTTCTGCCTGTTGTAACCGTATTGGGGTCGCTTGCTGCAAGCATTTTGACAGGAACCTTTGTAATTGAAAAAATATTTGCCATTCCCGGAATGGGAAAGTATTTCGTAGAAAGCATCAATACACGTGATTATCCCGTCATAATGGGAACCACCGTTTTTTACAGCTCCATTTTGATTATGATGCTGTTCCTGGTGGACATTGCATACGGAGTTCTTGACCCGAGAATTAAGCTTCACAAAAAGGAGGCGAGCTAA
- a CDS encoding ABC transporter permease — MELRKQHDNRNLAPDIPDDWFVPKAKDEDAAEAVVRPSLSYWQDAWRRLLKNKLAMAGLFFLIALAFMAIFGPMISPHDVSQQSLANQNLPPSSKYWFGTDELGRDVFARTWYGARISLFVGIVAAMIDFAIGVIYGGIAGYKGGRTDNAMMRVVEILYGLPYLLVVILISVVMGPGLFTIIFALSVTGWVGMARIVRGQVLQIKNYEFVLASKTFGTKTSRIIKKNLLPNTMGPIIVQMTLTVPSAIFAEAFLSFLGLGIQPPFASWGSMANDGLSTILSGHWWRLFFPAFFISLTMFSFNVLGDGLQDALDPKLRR; from the coding sequence ATGGAACTGCGCAAACAGCATGATAACCGCAACCTGGCACCTGATATTCCGGATGATTGGTTTGTCCCAAAGGCCAAAGACGAGGATGCAGCGGAAGCAGTTGTAAGGCCAAGCCTTTCTTATTGGCAGGATGCATGGCGCCGGCTTTTGAAAAACAAATTGGCAATGGCAGGGCTATTCTTTCTTATTGCTTTAGCCTTTATGGCCATATTCGGCCCGATGATTTCCCCGCATGATGTATCCCAGCAGTCATTGGCTAATCAGAACCTTCCGCCGTCTTCAAAATATTGGTTCGGAACAGATGAATTAGGCCGGGATGTTTTCGCAAGAACATGGTACGGAGCAAGGATCTCCTTATTCGTTGGAATCGTGGCAGCCATGATTGATTTTGCAATCGGAGTCATTTACGGCGGTATTGCCGGCTATAAAGGCGGCAGAACAGATAATGCCATGATGAGGGTAGTGGAAATTCTGTATGGACTCCCATATTTGCTCGTTGTTATTTTAATCAGTGTTGTAATGGGACCTGGTTTGTTCACCATTATATTCGCCCTTTCCGTAACGGGGTGGGTCGGGATGGCCCGGATTGTCCGCGGACAGGTTCTGCAGATCAAGAACTATGAATTTGTACTGGCATCAAAGACTTTCGGAACAAAAACATCGAGGATTATAAAGAAGAACCTGCTGCCGAACACGATGGGCCCTATCATTGTACAGATGACATTAACAGTGCCATCGGCCATCTTTGCAGAGGCGTTCCTGAGCTTTCTGGGATTAGGCATTCAGCCGCCTTTTGCCAGCTGGGGCTCCATGGCTAATGATGGGCTGTCTACGATTCTATCAGGTCACTGGTGGCGCCTGTTCTTCCCTGCTTTTTTCATCTCCCTGACCATGTTTTCATTTAATGTGCTTGGAGACGGATTGCAGGATGCCCTCGATCCGAAGTTAAGGAGGTAG
- a CDS encoding ABC transporter ATP-binding protein has protein sequence MEKVLEVKDLHVTFTTYGGEVQAVRGVSFDLFKGETLAIVGESGCGKSVTSQSIMRLIPSPPGRIADGTVLFKGKDLTKLKESEMRDIRGADISMIFQDPMTALNPTITIGEQIIEGIMQHETISRPDARKKALEMLNLVGIPNPSERLKHYPHQFSGGMRQRIVIAMALVCEPEVLIADEPTTALDVTIQAQILDLFKDIQKKTGVSIIIITHDLGVVAQVADRIAVMYAGKIVEAGERREIFYNPQHPYTKGLLNSVPRLDLDGADLIPIGGSPPDLFAPPAGCPFAARCEYAMEVCDRVYPYKTHLSRDHHVDCWLQDERAQKMLAGVK, from the coding sequence ATGGAGAAAGTACTGGAAGTAAAAGACCTGCATGTCACATTTACCACTTATGGCGGGGAAGTCCAGGCTGTAAGGGGTGTATCATTTGATCTCTTCAAGGGGGAAACCCTGGCGATTGTCGGTGAATCCGGCTGCGGAAAGAGTGTAACGTCCCAGAGCATCATGCGGCTGATTCCATCCCCTCCAGGGAGAATAGCAGATGGCACTGTCCTCTTTAAAGGGAAGGACCTGACAAAGCTAAAGGAATCCGAAATGCGGGATATCCGCGGCGCAGACATTTCGATGATCTTTCAGGATCCTATGACGGCTTTAAACCCTACGATTACCATTGGAGAGCAAATTATAGAAGGAATTATGCAGCATGAAACCATTTCACGGCCGGATGCCCGTAAAAAGGCGCTGGAAATGCTGAATTTAGTTGGAATACCAAATCCATCCGAAAGATTAAAGCATTATCCGCACCAATTCAGCGGCGGGATGAGGCAGCGGATTGTGATTGCCATGGCCCTTGTCTGTGAGCCGGAAGTGCTGATTGCCGATGAACCCACTACAGCACTGGATGTAACGATCCAAGCGCAAATATTGGATTTATTTAAAGATATCCAGAAGAAAACTGGAGTATCCATCATAATCATTACCCATGACCTGGGGGTTGTCGCTCAAGTAGCAGACCGCATCGCTGTCATGTATGCAGGAAAAATAGTGGAGGCCGGAGAACGAAGGGAAATCTTCTATAATCCCCAGCATCCCTATACAAAGGGCCTGCTGAATTCTGTTCCGCGCCTTGACCTGGATGGAGCTGATCTTATTCCTATAGGCGGATCCCCGCCGGATTTATTTGCTCCGCCGGCTGGCTGCCCATTTGCTGCCCGCTGCGAATACGCAATGGAGGTATGTGACCGGGTCTATCCTTATAAAACGCATTTAAGCCGGGATCATCATGTGGACTGCTGGCTCCAGGATGAGCGGGCACAGAAAATGCTTGCAGGGGTAAAGTAG
- a CDS encoding peptide ABC transporter substrate-binding protein, giving the protein MKKFLSLLLAGVLLFVMAACTANEDAGKETDSKDDGKKEEESAEKVLYLNNGQEPTSFDPPIGFDSVSWSALNNLMEGLTRLGQNHEPEAAIAEKWDVSEDGKTYTFHIREGAKWSNGDPVTAGDFEFAWKRLLNPDTGSSAAFLGYFIEGGEAYNNGEGSADDVKVKAVDDKTFEVTLVSPQAYFLSVITNPAFFPINEKVATENPQWFAEAESFVGNGPFNLTEWEHDSHFVMEKNDQYWDADNVKLEKINWAIIDDTNTEYQMYQTGELDVSAVPSELSEKLLGEAKVEDQAGDYFYRFNVNMEPFQNENIRKAFAMAVDQKQIVDFVTKNGEKPAYGFVSYGFKDADGKDFRETAGDLIQTNLEEAKSLLKKGMEEEGYETLPEVTLTYSTSDSHKKIAEALQQMFKENLGVEVKLANMEWNVFAEEQKALKFQLSRSSFLADYADPINFLENFQTGHSMNRTGWSNEKYDQLIKDAKNEADEAKRFELMYEAEKILFEEMPIIPIHFYNQVYLYNDAVSGIVRHPVGYLELKWADKK; this is encoded by the coding sequence ATGAAAAAGTTTTTATCGCTGCTGCTTGCAGGTGTGTTGCTATTTGTTATGGCAGCCTGTACGGCAAATGAAGATGCAGGCAAAGAAACAGACAGCAAGGATGATGGCAAGAAAGAAGAAGAAAGTGCTGAAAAAGTGCTTTATTTGAACAATGGCCAGGAGCCGACTTCGTTTGACCCTCCAATCGGCTTTGACTCTGTTTCCTGGAGTGCGCTGAACAACTTAATGGAAGGTTTGACACGTCTGGGACAAAATCATGAGCCAGAAGCAGCCATTGCCGAAAAGTGGGATGTATCTGAAGATGGAAAGACTTATACATTCCATATCCGCGAAGGTGCAAAATGGTCAAATGGCGATCCTGTAACAGCCGGTGATTTTGAATTTGCCTGGAAGCGTCTATTAAATCCTGATACAGGTTCTTCAGCCGCTTTCCTCGGCTACTTCATTGAAGGCGGAGAGGCTTATAACAACGGTGAAGGATCAGCTGATGATGTAAAAGTAAAAGCAGTTGATGACAAAACATTTGAAGTGACTTTAGTCAGTCCGCAGGCTTATTTCTTAAGTGTAATCACCAACCCTGCATTTTTCCCGATCAATGAAAAAGTGGCAACAGAGAATCCTCAGTGGTTTGCTGAAGCAGAATCTTTTGTGGGCAATGGTCCTTTCAACCTGACAGAGTGGGAGCATGACAGCCACTTTGTAATGGAGAAAAACGATCAATACTGGGATGCTGATAATGTAAAACTGGAAAAAATTAATTGGGCGATCATTGATGATACCAATACTGAATACCAAATGTACCAAACCGGAGAGCTTGATGTATCGGCTGTTCCATCTGAGCTGAGTGAAAAGCTATTAGGTGAAGCAAAGGTTGAAGACCAGGCTGGTGATTATTTCTACCGTTTTAACGTAAATATGGAGCCATTCCAGAATGAAAATATCCGTAAAGCTTTCGCAATGGCAGTGGACCAGAAGCAAATCGTTGACTTTGTAACAAAGAATGGAGAAAAGCCTGCATACGGATTTGTATCCTATGGGTTTAAGGATGCTGATGGAAAGGACTTCCGTGAAACAGCAGGAGATCTTATTCAAACGAATCTGGAAGAAGCGAAATCCCTTCTTAAAAAAGGAATGGAAGAGGAAGGCTATGAGACACTTCCTGAAGTTACATTAACGTACAGCACAAGTGATTCTCACAAAAAGATCGCAGAAGCTCTTCAGCAAATGTTCAAGGAAAACCTGGGCGTTGAAGTGAAGCTTGCCAACATGGAATGGAATGTATTCGCTGAAGAACAAAAAGCGCTTAAATTCCAATTATCCCGAAGCTCATTCCTTGCTGACTATGCTGACCCAATTAACTTCCTTGAAAACTTCCAGACAGGACATTCCATGAACCGCACTGGCTGGAGCAATGAGAAGTACGATCAGCTGATCAAGGATGCGAAGAATGAAGCAGACGAAGCAAAGCGCTTTGAGCTGATGTATGAAGCGGAAAAAATCTTATTCGAAGAAATGCCGATTATCCCTATCCATTTCTACAACCAGGTATATCTCTATAATGATGCTGTTTCAGGAATTGTCCGCCATCCGGTTGGATACCTGGAGCTTAAATGGGCAGATAAGAAGTAA
- a CDS encoding S66 peptidase family protein — MAIKPQRLKKGDAIGIIAPASPPNQENLKRSLSFLEELGVKVKMGEHVTDQYGYLAGKDEDRLADLHNMFADKEVKAIICAGGGYGTGRIASQIDYSLIKENPKIFWGYSDITFLHTAIRQETGMVTFHGPMLASDIGKEDADPLSKQYFNQLFEPVTLDYPEGISELETMVNGSAAGVLTGGNLSLMASTVGTPFEIDTKDKLVLIEDINEEPRAVDRMLNQLHMAGKLSDAAGFIIGDFNNCVPERELSLELDEVLDTYIKRVNKPAVKGFHIGHCSPHISVPLGVRAELDAAGKKLTIESGVK, encoded by the coding sequence ATGGCAATCAAACCTCAGCGCCTGAAAAAAGGTGATGCGATTGGAATTATAGCACCGGCAAGCCCGCCCAATCAGGAGAACCTGAAACGATCCCTGTCTTTTTTGGAAGAGCTTGGTGTAAAGGTAAAGATGGGCGAACATGTGACAGATCAATATGGTTACCTGGCCGGGAAGGATGAAGACCGTCTGGCTGATTTACATAACATGTTTGCGGATAAGGAAGTCAAAGCCATCATTTGTGCAGGCGGGGGATATGGAACCGGGAGAATTGCGTCCCAAATCGACTACAGTCTGATAAAAGAAAACCCAAAAATTTTCTGGGGATACAGTGATATAACATTCCTGCACACAGCCATCCGCCAGGAGACAGGAATGGTCACCTTCCATGGGCCGATGCTCGCCTCTGATATTGGCAAAGAGGATGCGGATCCGCTATCCAAGCAATATTTTAACCAGTTATTTGAACCGGTCACGCTTGACTATCCAGAAGGAATTTCAGAATTGGAGACGATGGTGAACGGAAGTGCCGCGGGTGTCTTAACGGGGGGGAATCTGTCTCTTATGGCCAGTACAGTCGGAACACCATTTGAAATTGATACAAAAGATAAACTTGTGCTTATTGAAGACATTAACGAAGAGCCTCGTGCGGTCGACCGCATGCTAAACCAGCTGCATATGGCAGGGAAGCTTTCGGATGCGGCCGGCTTTATCATTGGGGACTTTAATAATTGTGTTCCGGAAAGAGAACTTTCCCTGGAACTGGATGAAGTTCTGGATACGTATATCAAAAGGGTGAATAAGCCTGCAGTTAAAGGCTTTCATATCGGCCATTGCTCTCCGCATATTTCTGTGCCATTAGGTGTAAGGGCAGAATTGGATGCAGCCGGTAAAAAGCTGACAATCGAAAGCGGAGTTAAGTAA
- a CDS encoding dipeptide epimerase: MKINTIETFRAAVPLKKPFKTALRTVETAETLVVKVTCDNGIAGWGEAPPTVVITGDSLSSIESAIHHVLKPMLINKSLLNYEEIFQGIQSALIGNSSAKAAVDMALYDCLAQQCKLPLYQFLGGHKNEVETDYTVSVNGPEEMGEDAVSYVQQGFDVLKVKVGKDDILTDIERIREIRTRVGSKIKIRLDANQGWKPKDAIYAIRKMEALDLNIELVEQPVKAWDIEGLKQVTDAVDTPIMADESVFTPKQAFEVIKTRSADLINIKLMKSGGIYQAQIINQLAEVCGMECMVGSMIETKIGITAAAHFAASKKNITRFDFDAPLMMAKEIVEGGIRYSGRKITLPSEPGLGIRNVSLAVNKQELTS, translated from the coding sequence ATGAAAATAAACACGATCGAAACATTTAGAGCTGCGGTACCACTGAAAAAACCATTTAAAACAGCTTTGAGAACAGTTGAGACAGCTGAAACGCTTGTTGTAAAAGTAACTTGCGATAACGGGATAGCCGGGTGGGGAGAAGCACCTCCCACTGTGGTGATTACTGGAGACAGTCTTTCAAGCATAGAGTCAGCCATTCATCATGTATTGAAGCCAATGCTGATCAATAAGAGTCTTCTAAACTATGAGGAGATATTCCAGGGGATTCAGTCCGCTTTAATAGGAAATTCGAGTGCAAAGGCAGCGGTGGATATGGCCTTATACGATTGTCTTGCACAGCAATGCAAACTGCCTCTTTACCAATTTTTAGGAGGACATAAAAATGAAGTGGAAACGGATTATACAGTAAGCGTCAATGGTCCGGAAGAAATGGGAGAAGATGCGGTTTCCTATGTTCAGCAAGGCTTCGATGTCCTTAAGGTAAAGGTCGGCAAGGATGATATTTTAACAGATATAGAGAGAATACGGGAAATCCGCACCCGGGTAGGATCGAAAATTAAAATCCGCCTGGATGCCAATCAGGGCTGGAAACCAAAGGATGCTATTTATGCCATCCGGAAAATGGAAGCACTGGACTTGAACATTGAGCTTGTCGAACAGCCGGTAAAGGCTTGGGATATAGAGGGGCTTAAGCAGGTTACAGATGCGGTTGATACACCGATTATGGCAGATGAGAGTGTCTTTACCCCGAAGCAGGCATTTGAAGTCATTAAAACGCGAAGTGCTGACTTGATTAATATCAAGCTGATGAAGTCAGGCGGCATTTATCAGGCGCAGATCATTAATCAGCTCGCTGAAGTATGCGGGATGGAATGCATGGTAGGCAGCATGATTGAAACCAAGATTGGCATTACGGCCGCAGCCCATTTTGCAGCCAGCAAAAAGAATATAACCCGCTTTGATTTTGATGCCCCATTGATGATGGCAAAAGAAATTGTGGAAGGCGGAATCCGCTATTCCGGCCGCAAAATTACCCTGCCATCTGAACCTGGCCTGGGCATCAGGAATGTATCATTGGCAGTGAACAAGCAGGAATTGACATCCTGA
- a CDS encoding C40 family peptidase — MTIKQKWLVSVPAATLWTASDSSREIDFEAITNPVNLDAWLEKLTYEPRLELCDGNLVQSQVLYGEEVIVLEERDGWVHVVVPSQPSSKDGKGYPGWLPKAQLTQNEDWKLDSEKAAVIQNKKATLYSTDREPELILSYQTVLPVLTEGAEWIQVQTPGGEGFLKSADVKVFESIEAIRKGSGRDIIAAGEQFIGLPYLWGGMSSYGYDCSGFSYSMCKANGVIIPRDAHDQAEAGKPVELDSIEPGDLLFFAYEEGKGKLHHVGIYYGDGKLLHSPNTGKSIEVIDLKDTIYEKELCAARRYWQETGE, encoded by the coding sequence TTGACAATTAAGCAGAAATGGCTGGTTTCGGTTCCTGCTGCTACCTTGTGGACAGCGAGCGATTCATCAAGAGAAATTGACTTTGAAGCCATCACTAACCCAGTTAATTTGGATGCCTGGCTTGAAAAGCTCACCTATGAGCCCCGGCTGGAGCTTTGCGACGGGAATCTTGTGCAATCACAAGTTCTGTACGGAGAAGAAGTGATTGTATTGGAGGAGAGAGATGGATGGGTACATGTTGTTGTCCCGAGCCAGCCTTCTTCAAAGGACGGGAAAGGGTATCCCGGCTGGTTGCCGAAGGCCCAGCTGACTCAGAATGAAGATTGGAAGCTTGATAGTGAAAAGGCCGCTGTCATCCAGAACAAAAAAGCAACTCTCTATTCGACTGACAGAGAGCCGGAATTAATTCTAAGTTATCAAACTGTACTTCCGGTCTTAACAGAAGGAGCCGAGTGGATCCAGGTTCAGACACCTGGAGGAGAAGGATTCTTAAAATCTGCTGACGTAAAGGTCTTTGAATCAATTGAGGCTATACGGAAAGGCAGCGGCAGAGACATCATTGCTGCGGGAGAACAATTTATAGGCCTTCCCTATCTATGGGGCGGCATGAGCAGCTATGGATATGACTGTTCAGGGTTCAGCTATTCCATGTGCAAAGCAAATGGAGTGATCATTCCCCGTGATGCCCATGATCAGGCGGAAGCAGGGAAGCCGGTCGAACTGGATTCCATTGAACCAGGGGACCTATTATTCTTTGCTTATGAAGAAGGGAAAGGCAAACTCCATCATGTAGGTATTTATTATGGTGATGGAAAGCTGCTTCATTCTCCAAATACCGGTAAAAGCATCGAAGTTATCGACTTGAAAGATACCATCTATGAAAAGGAACTATGTGCAGCTAGACGTTACTGGCAAGAGACGGGGGAATAA